One bacterium DNA segment encodes these proteins:
- a CDS encoding tryptophan-rich sensory protein translates to MIKFSEATRVSPAGQVIVLIAWVGLCFLTAWVGSRFTPGESYLQLQKPSWTPPGYLFGPVWSVLYLSMGVAAWLVWRRAGISGAKLALSLFIVQLILNGAWSWIFFGLHRTGLAFAEIVVLWGMILLTLLAFWRVSVTAGVLFVPYLAWVSFAAVLNYTIWQLNKSN, encoded by the coding sequence ATGATCAAGTTCTCTGAAGCGACTCGAGTAAGCCCTGCAGGTCAGGTCATCGTCCTGATAGCATGGGTAGGGCTCTGTTTTCTTACGGCTTGGGTTGGTTCGAGATTTACGCCCGGTGAGTCGTATCTTCAACTCCAGAAGCCATCCTGGACACCACCGGGGTATCTCTTCGGGCCGGTATGGTCAGTGCTCTACTTGAGCATGGGGGTAGCCGCATGGCTAGTCTGGAGACGCGCAGGAATATCGGGAGCGAAGCTTGCTCTGAGCTTGTTCATAGTTCAATTGATCCTTAACGGGGCGTGGTCATGGATCTTCTTCGGCTTGCATAGGACTGGTCTGGCGTTCGCTGAGATTGTGGTACTGTGGGGAATGATCCTTCTAACCTTGCTGGCCTTTTGGCGAGTGAGCGTCACCGCTGGCGTTCTCTTCGTGCCTTATCTTGCCTGGGTGTCTTTCGCCGCAGTTTTGAACTACACGATCTGGCAGTTGAATAAGAGCAACTGA
- a CDS encoding HAMP domain-containing protein: protein MKKLSIKAKVTIVICACLFLVLGAMSTINSHLQSSTIGEMCTETGRNLSWTITQQLEQIMIHGENENLQPLTEEIVSKGLLEEITVVDADLKVKRSSDKSLVDKPAADPMWKALFESLSDTVFNTEVDGVPVKVTYHVLENKPACVQCHDADAEKVLGGLKMAQSMKALSAATTSSYFTNAVLSIMGILILVASILVVQKKLIFDPLKSVKSKLEMAAEGDIDQTLQIKSNDEIGSLLQSIQRLIDYIRGFADVTQKMAQGDFTVQVEVRSARDVLSASFKSMISNLSALIHQLGDNANQLVQAASGIAESSDQISRGQRRNLMK from the coding sequence ATGAAGAAATTGTCGATCAAAGCCAAAGTAACAATCGTAATTTGTGCATGCCTGTTTCTTGTACTTGGAGCAATGTCCACAATCAACAGCCACCTTCAAAGCAGTACAATCGGGGAAATGTGTACCGAGACAGGTCGTAATCTCAGTTGGACTATTACGCAACAACTTGAACAAATCATGATCCACGGAGAGAATGAGAACCTTCAACCGCTCACCGAGGAAATTGTGTCAAAAGGGTTGCTCGAAGAAATCACCGTAGTAGATGCGGATTTGAAAGTGAAACGCTCTTCGGACAAGAGTCTCGTCGATAAGCCGGCGGCTGATCCGATGTGGAAGGCACTATTTGAGTCGCTATCAGACACGGTCTTCAATACCGAAGTCGACGGGGTACCGGTCAAGGTCACTTATCATGTCTTGGAGAATAAACCCGCATGCGTACAGTGCCATGATGCAGATGCAGAAAAAGTCCTTGGTGGACTAAAGATGGCTCAGTCGATGAAGGCGCTCTCGGCGGCAACCACATCCAGTTACTTCACTAACGCCGTTCTATCTATCATGGGTATTCTGATACTTGTAGCGAGCATTCTTGTTGTCCAGAAGAAGTTGATCTTCGACCCTCTGAAGTCTGTGAAGTCAAAATTGGAAATGGCCGCTGAAGGCGACATAGACCAAACCCTGCAAATAAAGTCAAACGATGAGATTGGAAGTCTGCTGCAATCAATTCAACGCTTAATCGACTACATTCGTGGATTCGCTGATGTGACTCAGAAGATGGCGCAAGGCGATTTCACGGTACAAGTCGAAGTTCGGTCAGCCCGAGATGTTCTGAGTGCTTCATTCAAATCAATGATCAGCAATTTGAGCGCTTTGATCCATCAGTTAGGAGATAACGCAAATCAACTCGTGCAGGCGGCAAGTGGCATAGCCGAATCGTCCGATCAGATTTCCCGAGGTCAAAGGCGCAATCTGATGAAGTGA
- a CDS encoding methyl-accepting chemotaxis protein, translating into MSATIFESSQNAIDAKTVSDSAATTATDGSRIVENTHQGMQKVAEVVTHAAVSIKKLAASADEIGQIVAVIDDIADQTNLLALNAAIEAARAGEQGRGFAVVADEVRKLAERTAKATSEVTNMIKGIQQDTLTAVSGMEQGTLHVNSGRELAEQAGDSLREIVTMAQQVTNRITQIAAASKEQSSAAEQIARNIEHISKVTRETAVNSEQSAHVAVSLSQQAENLQQIVGRFKVNS; encoded by the coding sequence ATGTCAGCAACTATCTTCGAATCATCACAAAACGCGATTGATGCCAAAACTGTGTCGGATAGTGCTGCGACGACTGCAACCGACGGCAGTCGAATAGTCGAGAATACTCATCAGGGGATGCAGAAGGTAGCTGAAGTCGTTACGCATGCTGCCGTGTCAATTAAGAAGTTGGCAGCTTCAGCTGACGAAATTGGACAAATAGTCGCTGTCATAGATGACATTGCAGACCAGACGAATCTTCTCGCACTCAATGCCGCAATTGAAGCAGCTCGCGCTGGTGAACAAGGTCGCGGCTTTGCGGTTGTAGCAGATGAAGTAAGAAAGCTCGCGGAACGCACCGCCAAAGCAACAAGTGAAGTCACAAACATGATCAAAGGTATCCAGCAAGATACGTTGACGGCAGTCAGCGGCATGGAGCAAGGGACGCTTCATGTGAATAGCGGGCGCGAGTTAGCTGAGCAAGCTGGCGACAGTCTGCGTGAAATCGTGACAATGGCACAACAAGTCACCAATCGGATCACCCAGATTGCCGCGGCATCAAAGGAACAATCTTCAGCGGCCGAACAGATTGCTAGAAACATCGAACACATCTCGAAAGTCACAAGGGAAACCGCCGTCAACTCTGAGCAATCAGCGCATGTAGCAGTTTCCTTGAGTCAACAAGCTGAAAACTTGCAGCAGATTGTTGGGCGATTCAAAGTAAACTCCTAG
- a CDS encoding zinc ABC transporter substrate-binding protein, with translation MKLFINTLIALAFFVSVSANAAVKIVTSTSDLAYFATVIGGDLVEVASIAAPTADLHYVEVRPSYMVKMRDADIVFKIGLELDTWIDKIIDGSRNSKLKKIDCSMYITPVEVPTFHADASHGDLHRFGNPHYWLSPANVEPITHAILDGLSSVDPANSGVFAQNRDKFLKNLNSELPAIKALAAPLAGIEIVTYHNSWPYFADYFEIKLAGFIEKFSGVAPSPSHMGDMIELVKKQQIKIIAIEPYFEKRVPQRIAESSGAKVVVLYPSIGGRDKDESYIDWLRGNINALLEEIR, from the coding sequence TTGAAACTATTCATAAACACTCTGATCGCGCTTGCATTCTTCGTTTCTGTAAGCGCGAATGCTGCCGTCAAAATCGTGACATCCACAAGTGACTTGGCATACTTCGCTACTGTCATCGGGGGGGATTTGGTCGAGGTTGCAAGTATTGCAGCTCCAACCGCAGACTTGCATTATGTCGAGGTACGTCCGAGCTATATGGTCAAGATGCGCGACGCGGACATTGTCTTCAAGATTGGCCTTGAACTCGACACTTGGATCGACAAAATCATTGACGGTTCACGAAATAGCAAACTCAAAAAGATTGACTGCTCGATGTATATTACGCCAGTGGAAGTGCCTACTTTCCACGCTGATGCTTCACATGGCGACTTACACCGATTCGGCAATCCTCACTATTGGCTTTCGCCCGCCAATGTAGAACCGATAACGCACGCAATTCTCGATGGTCTATCAAGTGTTGACCCTGCGAATTCTGGAGTTTTCGCACAAAATCGCGATAAGTTCCTCAAGAATCTGAATTCCGAGCTCCCGGCCATCAAGGCGCTCGCCGCGCCATTGGCAGGAATCGAAATCGTCACTTACCACAATTCATGGCCGTACTTCGCAGACTATTTCGAAATCAAACTGGCAGGATTCATTGAGAAGTTCTCTGGGGTTGCGCCGTCACCGTCTCATATGGGAGACATGATAGAACTGGTTAAGAAACAGCAGATCAAAATAATCGCGATTGAGCCATACTTTGAGAAACGCGTTCCGCAGCGAATTGCCGAGTCATCGGGAGCAAAGGTAGTGGTACTGTATCCCTCTATTGGCGGGCGTGACAAGGACGAGTCGTACATTGACTGGCTTCGCGGCAACATCAATGCCCTACTCGAAGAGATTAGGTAG
- a CDS encoding metal ABC transporter permease, whose amino-acid sequence MFDLLVWPLLICVVLVGIHVYFGLHVIKRGIIFVDLSLAQVAALGSTLAFLLGFELDSSVAYFFSLAFALLGAVIFAFTREIEGKIPQEAIIGIAYAVSAAAAIMAVSHSPEGAEHIKYLLIGSILTVTPLVVLKTAVVYTLVGAFHWIYFRKFAALTFGGGDLPKNRRLWDFLFYASFGVVVTSSVKICGVLLVFIFLVVPSVFAALTTNGIAKHLILGWMFGLVGSVLGLLLSFWIDTPPGATIVCTFGAMLLLFGGLRLVMGGRTVC is encoded by the coding sequence ATGTTTGATTTACTGGTTTGGCCGCTTCTGATCTGCGTCGTCTTAGTTGGCATCCATGTCTACTTTGGCCTGCATGTGATCAAACGCGGAATCATTTTCGTAGACCTCTCCCTGGCGCAGGTAGCTGCGCTGGGGAGCACACTCGCCTTTCTTTTGGGTTTCGAGCTTGACAGTAGTGTCGCGTACTTCTTTTCTCTCGCCTTTGCGCTCTTGGGCGCCGTGATTTTCGCATTCACCCGTGAGATAGAAGGCAAGATCCCCCAAGAGGCGATCATTGGTATCGCATATGCCGTGAGTGCTGCGGCGGCAATCATGGCAGTGAGCCATTCTCCAGAAGGCGCTGAGCATATCAAGTATCTTCTGATCGGGAGCATTCTGACTGTGACGCCGCTCGTTGTTCTCAAAACTGCAGTCGTCTACACGCTCGTTGGCGCTTTTCACTGGATCTACTTCCGGAAGTTCGCTGCGCTGACATTCGGAGGTGGAGACTTGCCGAAGAACCGACGCCTGTGGGATTTCTTGTTTTATGCATCTTTCGGCGTTGTTGTAACCAGTTCGGTCAAGATCTGCGGTGTGTTGCTAGTATTCATCTTCTTGGTGGTACCATCAGTTTTCGCCGCATTGACAACCAACGGCATAGCCAAGCATTTGATTTTGGGTTGGATGTTCGGTTTGGTTGGTTCAGTGCTGGGACTGCTGCTTTCATTCTGGATCGACACACCGCCGGGCGCGACAATCGTATGCACATTCGGTGCAATGCTGCTGCTGTTTGGCGGACTTAGGTTAGTAATGGGAGGGAGAACTGTCTGTTAG
- a CDS encoding ABC transporter ATP-binding protein — protein sequence MDSAYYQEEQETSVSAKEALRGLLPLLSPHRHRLYINLVLLIVANGLSLLSPVVIQKTVDLVTSPASTTAGIGLPTATVEALIPQIMWMSLIYVVVLLAFLVANYAQRVHLEVIGQDVITDLKQRCFNHVVGLSVSFFDRNPVGRLLSRVESDGEALRQFFSSVVVLIIGDALKLIGIFAILFYYSWRLTLAVLALAPIVIVLIYFYQRYTTPRFLGIRKKMADVIATMTEFLQGMSVVQVFNRQQLVRDRMNEANRSKFKLDAEAHLSHTTFFNLVFFVENVGIAAVTFFGATVLVGQVSGTGAESMTVGTILLFIMFMRMFFEPIHRAAEELHVLQRAIAGARRVFALMNNEERIPEAPKPLVWPSFNEVIRFENVGLSYNGDDRFALRNASFEIAKGEKVALVGVTGGGKSTIVNLLLRFYDATEGRITVDGIDIRDLHTTDLRSKFGLVLQDIFLFPGNVRDNITLEQSRISAEALESASQLVTADRFIERMPKKYETEISERGANLSRGERQLLSFARAMVFDPQILLLDEATSSVDPDTEKQIQLALDRLLAGRTSLIIAHRLSTILDADKILVIREGQIIERGTHRELLAQGGYYEKLYRLQFQGPETVKVANVEKV from the coding sequence ATGGATTCAGCATATTATCAAGAGGAACAGGAGACTTCAGTCAGCGCCAAAGAAGCGTTGCGCGGCTTGTTGCCGCTCCTGTCACCGCACCGACACAGGTTGTACATCAACCTTGTGCTGCTCATTGTCGCCAACGGGCTCTCGTTGCTTAGCCCAGTGGTGATCCAGAAGACTGTCGATCTGGTTACATCCCCTGCCTCGACGACTGCCGGCATCGGTCTGCCGACTGCTACGGTTGAGGCACTGATCCCGCAGATCATGTGGATGTCCCTTATTTATGTGGTCGTGCTGTTGGCGTTCCTGGTTGCGAACTACGCTCAACGAGTTCATTTGGAAGTAATAGGTCAGGATGTTATTACCGATTTGAAGCAACGCTGCTTCAACCACGTCGTCGGACTTTCAGTATCGTTTTTTGATCGCAATCCTGTCGGACGGCTGTTGTCGCGAGTTGAATCGGATGGCGAGGCGTTGCGTCAGTTCTTTTCAAGTGTCGTTGTGCTTATTATCGGCGATGCGCTGAAGTTGATTGGCATTTTTGCGATTCTGTTCTACTACAGCTGGCGGCTGACGCTTGCGGTGCTGGCATTGGCGCCGATCGTTATCGTGCTGATCTACTTCTATCAGCGCTATACGACCCCGCGGTTTCTGGGCATCCGCAAGAAGATGGCCGACGTTATCGCGACAATGACGGAATTCCTGCAAGGCATGAGCGTCGTGCAGGTATTCAATCGCCAGCAGCTGGTGCGGGACCGCATGAACGAAGCTAATCGGAGCAAGTTCAAGCTCGATGCCGAAGCGCACCTCTCGCACACCACGTTCTTCAACCTGGTCTTCTTCGTGGAGAACGTCGGTATCGCGGCAGTGACGTTTTTCGGTGCGACCGTTCTGGTTGGACAGGTTTCAGGAACCGGCGCTGAATCAATGACAGTCGGTACAATACTGTTGTTCATCATGTTCATGAGGATGTTCTTCGAACCAATACACCGTGCGGCTGAAGAACTGCACGTATTGCAGCGCGCCATAGCAGGAGCCAGACGCGTGTTTGCCTTAATGAACAATGAAGAGCGGATTCCTGAAGCGCCTAAGCCGCTTGTGTGGCCGAGCTTCAACGAAGTCATTCGCTTCGAGAATGTCGGGCTTTCCTATAATGGCGATGATCGCTTTGCACTGCGCAACGCTTCCTTTGAGATCGCCAAGGGCGAGAAGGTCGCGCTGGTTGGAGTTACCGGTGGCGGCAAGAGCACAATCGTAAACTTGCTGCTTCGTTTCTACGATGCGACTGAAGGCCGAATCACAGTCGACGGAATCGACATCCGCGACTTGCATACAACCGATTTGCGGTCAAAGTTTGGTTTGGTATTGCAGGATATCTTCCTCTTCCCGGGAAATGTCCGCGACAATATCACGCTTGAACAGAGTCGCATCAGTGCGGAAGCACTGGAATCGGCATCGCAGTTGGTAACAGCTGACCGGTTTATCGAGCGGATGCCGAAGAAATACGAAACTGAGATTTCCGAACGCGGCGCCAATCTCAGCCGCGGTGAAAGACAATTGCTGTCTTTTGCACGGGCGATGGTTTTCGATCCGCAGATCTTGCTTCTCGACGAGGCCACCAGCTCGGTGGATCCCGATACCGAGAAGCAGATACAACTGGCACTTGACCGGCTCTTGGCCGGCAGGACGTCGTTGATAATCGCGCATCGACTTTCGACGATTCTGGATGCCGACAAAATACTGGTCATCCGCGAGGGTCAGATTATCGAGCGCGGAACACATCGGGAGCTACTGGCTCAAGGCGGTTACTATGAGAAGCTCTATCGCCTGCAGTTCCAGGGACCAGAAACAGTGAAGGTAGCAAATGTGGAAAAAGTTTAA
- a CDS encoding ABC transporter ATP-binding protein: MWKKFKWLMSGYSNHKLALTWLVVGTPAIAAIAMLQPMVLKYLFDVVKYGKGELPTLLQPIGAMLQRYELSPLAEALTIQLILAVVVLVVYNALQGTRAYMNQRLEWEFRQRAFASTTEKGPDFYNAFRTGDLVTRMTDDVAEKLAWFACSGIFRFYEAVLIVVIGVAMMLTLDVRLTVYTVTPLPILIIIFMFTSSSLDKRFDNLQARISDLNNAMESCFSGTRVVKAYNREEAWKEKFAATIGARRKAEISTVRAWAAIDSLYMYIWQFGIALVVLIGGIMAAKGSITIGDFVAFTSYIFLLVFPMFDIGQFIVKGRQSAVSIGRLMEIQNFPAMVSNHNGDHSAIDFEKIRFANVSFRFANSEHYSLRDVEFEVNKGETVALVGRVGSGKSTVINLLTRLVDPNEGMIMLDSRPLKSLSLDDYRDIIGYVPQEPVLFSDTIEGNVRFGDNSITAEKVTEVIKLAQLDSQLERFPSGLQTRIGTRGLTISGGEKQRVAIARALARNPKILILDDCTSALDARTEERLWSALHEVMPDMTCFVVTHRAKTLRKANKILLFEEGKIIDRGTHDELLVRSDSYRELYSRSELQEAVEG; the protein is encoded by the coding sequence ATGTGGAAAAAGTTTAAGTGGTTGATGAGCGGATATTCCAATCACAAGCTGGCATTGACCTGGCTTGTGGTGGGAACACCGGCCATCGCCGCCATAGCGATGCTGCAGCCAATGGTGCTGAAGTATCTTTTTGATGTCGTCAAGTACGGCAAGGGTGAACTCCCGACTTTGCTCCAGCCGATTGGTGCAATGTTGCAGAGATACGAGCTGTCACCCCTCGCGGAAGCTCTGACAATCCAGCTGATTCTTGCTGTAGTCGTATTGGTCGTTTACAACGCGCTTCAAGGCACACGCGCCTACATGAATCAGCGACTGGAGTGGGAGTTCCGTCAGCGGGCGTTCGCTTCGACGACTGAAAAAGGTCCTGACTTTTATAACGCCTTTCGCACAGGCGATTTGGTGACTCGTATGACCGACGACGTCGCGGAGAAGTTGGCGTGGTTTGCCTGCTCGGGAATCTTCCGGTTCTACGAAGCTGTGCTGATAGTCGTGATCGGTGTAGCAATGATGTTGACTTTGGATGTACGATTGACCGTTTACACGGTTACACCGTTACCGATACTGATCATCATTTTCATGTTTACATCGAGTTCGCTGGACAAGCGCTTCGACAATCTCCAAGCGCGTATCTCCGACCTCAACAATGCGATGGAGTCGTGCTTTTCAGGCACGCGTGTGGTCAAAGCGTACAATCGCGAAGAAGCATGGAAGGAGAAATTCGCCGCCACAATCGGAGCGCGTCGCAAGGCGGAAATTTCAACCGTTCGCGCCTGGGCAGCTATTGATTCGCTGTACATGTACATCTGGCAGTTCGGAATCGCCTTGGTAGTATTGATTGGCGGTATCATGGCGGCGAAAGGTTCGATAACGATCGGTGACTTCGTGGCTTTCACGAGCTATATCTTCCTGCTGGTCTTCCCGATGTTTGACATCGGCCAATTCATCGTGAAAGGTCGTCAGTCGGCGGTCAGCATTGGGCGCCTGATGGAGATTCAGAATTTCCCGGCTATGGTGTCCAATCACAACGGTGACCACAGCGCGATTGATTTCGAGAAGATTCGTTTCGCGAATGTGTCATTCCGATTTGCCAACAGCGAGCACTACTCGCTGAGAGACGTCGAATTCGAAGTCAACAAGGGCGAAACGGTTGCCTTGGTGGGTCGCGTCGGATCCGGCAAGAGCACGGTGATCAACCTGCTGACGCGCCTGGTCGATCCGAACGAAGGGATGATCATGTTAGATAGTCGTCCTTTGAAATCGCTCTCTTTAGATGACTATCGCGATATCATCGGCTATGTTCCGCAGGAACCGGTGCTGTTTTCGGACACGATCGAAGGCAATGTCCGATTCGGCGACAATTCGATCACTGCCGAGAAGGTCACCGAGGTAATCAAACTCGCGCAACTCGATTCACAGCTGGAGCGTTTCCCGAGCGGTCTGCAAACGCGAATCGGCACACGCGGGTTGACGATCTCGGGCGGCGAGAAACAGCGCGTCGCGATCGCGCGAGCATTGGCGCGCAATCCGAAGATACTGATTCTCGATGATTGCACTTCTGCGCTCGATGCCCGAACAGAGGAGCGCCTGTGGTCGGCGTTGCACGAAGTTATGCCGGACATGACTTGCTTCGTTGTGACGCATCGCGCCAAGACTCTGCGCAAGGCTAACAAGATCCTGCTCTTTGAAGAAGGCAAGATCATTGACCGCGGCACGCACGATGAACTGCTTGTGCGTTCGGATTCTTATCGCGAATTGTACTCTCGTAGTGAATTGCAGGAAGCTGTTGAAGGGTAA